A genome region from Cryptococcus neoformans var. neoformans B-3501A chromosome 8, whole genome shotgun sequence includes the following:
- a CDS encoding hypothetical protein (Match to ESTs gb|CF183682.1|CF183682, gb|CF183633.1|CF183633), whose protein sequence is MNDHLAALNAPPPRYLLESDSSDEEGQGAYPGSSTPKPKVSVETPPVEVLFTRGTGNEEVKDLVLALGQAGKYLKKHLGASGSAIGQEEVGKIEVGGRQAGQGWKVGEGMVFSVNEADLPHEALWEIADKLFANVKAQSWTIITTYVPAMYISSKTDGSRVRSDPPIRYLSQGEVKVEGAETYETPNYLTGLAGAITSLSAHPSFTIQPTTLILPLPLSALPLAYLSTALAHISPSISDALNRKRSKWTEEDDEPYSAPGMGKVRGLARGVGEAVGMYT, encoded by the exons ATGAATGATCACCTCGCAGCACTCAAcgcccctcctcctcggtaCCTTTTAGAATCCGACTCCTCggacgaagaaggccaGGGCGCTTACCCCGGTTCGTCCACGCCTAAACCCAAGGTTTCTGTCGAAACACCTCCTGTCGAAGTTCTCTTCACCCGTGGGACTGGGAATGAGGAAGTCAAAGATTTGGTATTAGCATTGGGTCAGGCTGGCAAGTATTTGAAGAAGCACCTGGGTGCGAGTGGGAGTGCAATCGGACAGGAAGAGGTCGGAAAAATAGAGGTAGGCGGACGTCAAGCGGGCCAGGGATGGAAAGTCGGAGAAGGGATGGTTTTCTCGGTAAACGAAGCGGATTTGCCTCATGAGGCTTTATGGGAAATTGCCGACAAATTATTTGCCAATGTGAAAGCCCAGTCGTG GACGATAATAACGACATACGTCCCTGCGATGTACATTTCGTCCAAGACGGACGGCTCTAGAGTACGTTCTGATCCGCCTATACGGTACCTTTCCCAAGGAGAGGTGAAAGTTGAAGGGGCAGAGACCTACGAAACCCCGAATTACTTGACTGGATTAGCTGGCGCAATTACATCTCTT TCTGCCCATCCCTCATTTACCATCCAACCAACAACGCtcatcctccctctcccactTTCCGCCCTCCCTCTCGCCTATCTCTCCACCGCCCTCGCCCATATCTCTCCGTCTATCTCCGATGCATTGAACAGAAAGAGGAGTAAATGgacagaggaggatgatgagccTTATTCTGCGCCCGGAATGGGAAAAGTTAGGGGCTTGGCAAGAGGTGTCGGAGAGGCTGTTGGAATGTACACTTGA
- a CDS encoding hypothetical protein (HMMPfam hit to Pkinase, Protein kinase domain, score: 216.3, E(): 5.6e-62), with the protein MPPPQTIPSRSGAGSAVDRRSSSAVSKREEEFRDIRGLADLRAVVNALPNGRRADPDAPGKYLSPLKCLTSSLPETYTLCNPSFRYVTSDNPRRVLTKPSKPVHNDGADNEDWDYILYVNDVLGGEDGRDRYLILDVLGQGTFGQVVKCQNMRTHDLVAVKVVKNKPAYLQQSKMEVAILELLNTQHDPQDRHHILRMHDSFTHKHHLCLVFECLSSNLYELIKQNQFKGLSTQLVKVFTQQLLDCLSVLKDARLIHCDLKPENILLKSLQSPQIKVIDFGSACHEMQTVYTYIQSRFYRSPEVLLGLPYSTSIDMWSLGCIVVELFLGLPLFPGTSEYNQISRIVDMLGNPPSHLLEVGKQTHEFFNITPDAYGRNTYKLKPMQQYSMEHRTDEQPSKQYFKQTKLKDVIMEYPYAKKSAKQSDIDKEMATRRSFVDFAEGLLNMDPIKRWSPQQALKHPFITGEKWTGPWQPDATTTAKKLPVSSAESSPSTSTPSKKYGGLVQSPPSSRSQRIYSDAAAYNQQLAQHQSYTAQVQAQQNAQRAGPFSSGYDIAQAQAPAHTHAAGGGGGGSGYGHQRVVSQQMPSTASHHHHAQQRQPSGQWGQQVAPPSSAGYQQRGPSVNNSGSHASLRQPPSNVPVISNPPPNSYYPASRHRANTINQMDAIPPALARLVHFGAQDPNGSRNSLTPVLNRDDAIREWERRQQGGHSKQSSLHNASYPQLEYLQEQAELAAMQGQNWMMPGPYPPHHGRGHVHRSSLGEQSHGHGHRTNPSGQYQMQPHIGISPSNDYRPRPTSEYDPPSSTSSARGYGLPTYPPLAATTSHPPGGSVSGAVGTGQGVFDAFDGRDGGMGMLYTPLQPNQAYGYQGHAGQHGQGHATRASYSGPYSSSNPFANQPNSPRY; encoded by the exons ATGCCACCTCCTCAGACTATACCATCCCGTTCCGGTGCAGGGTCAGCGGTCGACAGGAGAAGCTCAAGTGCAGTTAgcaagagggaagaagagtttaGAGATATCAGAGGATTGGCTGACTTGCGGGCTGTGGTCAATGCGCTTCCTAATGGACGTCGAGCGGATCCTGATGCGCCAGGGAAATACTTGAGC CCTCTTAAATGCCTTacatcatctcttcccgAAACCTACACCCTCTGCAACCCTTCCTTCCGTTATGTCACGTCTGACAACCCTCGTCGTGTTCTTACGAAACCGAGTAAACCAGTGCATAACGATGGCGCGGATAATGAGGATTGGGATTACATTCTGTATGTGAACGATGTACTtggtggggaagatgggaggGATCGGTACTTGATTCTTGATGTGTTGGGACAGGGTACGTTTGGGCAGGTTGTCAAATGCCAGAATATGAGGACGCACGATTTGGTGGCGGTTAAAGTTGTCAAAAATAAACCTGCTTATTTGCAGCAGAGTAAGATGGAGGTGGCGATCCTTGAGCTA CTGAACACTCAACACGACCCGCAAGATCGACATCACATTCTCCGCATGCACGATTCGTTTACTCACAAGCACCACCTTTGCCTGGTGTTTGAATGTCTCTCGTCGAATCTGTACGAACTTATCAAACAGAACCAATTCAAGGGGTTAAGTACTCAATTGGTCAAGGTGTTTACTCAGCAACTGTTGGATTGTCTGTCAGTGTTGAAGGACGCGAGGTTGATACACTGCGATTTGAAACCGGAAAACATTCTGCTTAAATC GCTACAATCGCCACAAATTAAAGTAATCGACTTTGGCTCAGCATGCCATGAAATGCAAACCGTTTACACATATATTCAATCCCGATTTTATCGTTCGCCCGAAGTCCTGCTGGGTCTACCCTACTCGACCAGTATCGATATGTGGTCTTTGGGATGTATTGTTGTAGAGTTGTTTTTAGGGTTGCCGCTGTTCCCTGGAACGAGCGAGTATAATCAAATCAGTAGAATCGTGGATATGCTTGG AAACCCACCAAGCCACCTTCTCGAAGTTGGTAAACAAACACACGAATTCTTCAACATCACTCCCGACGCCTATGGTCGGAACACCTACAAGCTCAAACCCATGCAGCAATACTCTATGGAACATAGGACGGACGAGCAGCCGTCTAAACAATATTTCAAGCAGACCAAGTTGAAGGATGTGATCATGGAATATCCTTATGCGAAAAAAAGTGCCAAGCAGAGTGATATCGATAAAG AAATGGcaacgagaagaagtttTGTGGACTTTGCTGAGGGTTTGTTGAATATGGATCCGATCAAGAGGTGGTCTCCTCAGCAAGCATTGAAGCACCCGTTCATTACTGGCGAAAAATGGACTGGTCCATGGCAG CCTGACGCAACTACCACCGCCAAGAAACTCCCAGTGTCATCAGCCgaatcctctccatccacTTCGACCCCTTCCAAAAAGTACGGCGGCCTTGTCCAAAGTCCTCCCTCTTCGCGATCTCAACGTATCTATTCGGATGCCGCGGCTTATAATCAGCAACTTGCGCAGCATCAGTCATATACTGCTCAAGTGCAAGCACAGCAGAACGCTCAGAGAGCAGGGCCGTTCTCATCTGGTTACGATATAGCGCAGGCGCAGGCCCCAGCACATACACACGCTGCAGGCGGTGGTGGGGGAGGATCAGGATATGGACACCAAAGAGTCGTCAGTCAACAGATGCCTTCAACGGCATcgcatcatcatcatgcgCAACAGAGACAGCCTTCGGGCCAATGGGGTCAGCAGGTGGCTCCTCCATCGTCTGCGGGTTACCAACAGCGTGGTCCATCGGTCAACAATTCTGGTTCGCACGCTTCCCTCCGCCAACCTCCCAGTAATGTCCCCGTCATCTCCAACCCTCCTCCCAACTCGTATTACCCGGCTTCTCGTCATCGTGCAAATACGATCAACCAAATGGATGCTATCCCTCCTGCCCTCGCACGGCTGGTGCATTTCGGTGCTCAAGATCCGAACGGTTCTCGAAACTCGTTAACGCCAGTGTTGAACCGTGATGATGCGATTAGGgaatgggagaggaggcagCAGGGTGGGCACAGTAAGCAGTCATCATTGCACAATGCTTCTTACCCACAACTGGAATATCTGCAAGAGCAGGCAGAGCTAGCGGCGATGCAGGGGCAGAATTGGATGATGCCCGGGCCATATCCTCCGCACCATGGGCGTGGACATGTTCACCGATCTTCACTTGGCGAACAATCTCACGGCCATGGGCACAGAACAAATCCTTCAGGGCAATACCAAATGCAGCCTCACATCGGTATCTCCCCATCGAACGATTATCGACCCCGACCCACAAGTGAGTACGACCCTCCATCGTCTACTTCATCCGCCAGAGGATACGGTTTACCCACATACCCTCCTCTTGCGGCGACGACGAGCCACCCCCCTGGCGGGAGTGTTAGCGGCGCAGTCGGGACTGGGCAGGGAGTGTTTGATGCGTTTGATGGACGCGACggaggaatgggaatgTTATATACTCCTCTCCAGCCTAATCAAGCTTACGGGTACCAAGGGCATGCGGGGCAGCATGGGCAGGGGCATGCGACTCGAGCGAGTTATTCGGGACCGTATAGCTCGAGTAATCCGTTTGCAAACCAACCCAACAGCCCAAGGTATTAA
- a CDS encoding hypothetical protein (HMMPfam hit to C2, C2 domain, score: 51.7, E(): 1.9e-12) encodes MSQPPRLPPRKPSPLPQAITITPASALTTPPPLPPRPTTAGSVSRESPPPPILIGESVATASEGTPQLFEEVPRVQVAITPASPDEEPNASNVLEQASQRLSNASNGDLTVNGAGNRDAGPKAAAGNDILNNDPINEGQASSTNASLFSPNTGMPPAAAPSSRNSSHIPLALSLLKKALSSGLKDLPAMSGTEWAIFTTILVLLAHCGLPLTWLMVAAFGGYRLLSQLDGSLPPPTHDASIQEQKEKIMQTGDGVEAVSWVNHALYALFPLISTDVLTPFVDLLEDALVEEVPPIVTSVRLTSPALGSQPLVLTSLRPMSDKEWFASLSSSVTKSDQKTGDKTHSSSAEKAPASPGAEPLKRARHSRQTPSTSSSNLINNGKPPPTQSTPEYSGSDPQVQDEVQKRQKRDRLLHKITHRTPSNLSTDHSKTGQSPETNTTQQHQPQTRSGDCLEDKADKFDGPRIHGGWDEEIDEEDPDSGQYVNYQVGFEYKRGAEATRKGRGLHCLAYIGIGVKGLGKAEIPVYIDVLYVKGVVNLRLLLSPTPPFITTGTFTLPSMPEYDISANPLKKGAFNAMDLPLMKPYVKASFKSVLSSFLHPQSYTMDIDRLLLGAESSNRTEHIGVLHIIFHGARDLPKADTVGSCDPYLEVGFEKAKKPVFSTRTIGRSMNPVWEEECFICTLADDGMNEVMVAADAIEVGESFRICANDSDRFSADDTLGVVLLDLAELIDSCRQGMTHRVDHFAADRAAKNTSGTLEWSVEFCPVWQMSPEETKERLAQMQREREKYEWESERIKRRTEAKAWLGGKKDREVWEAEVGASEERLSGILQVNLEVESTAGTYATQPRRPAGGPPALGHVTDRNPNENSDPPSAYCEVHLNDKLVYKTRTKEVTPMPYYNAVSERFVRDWTKGKVVFVVRDARDREHDPILGLVEINLYDILKNTSQITRWFPLTAGLGWGRIRLSLLWKSLEMYIPRGISGYEVGTVQIKSLVFTPMDDRHDDLRVVIRTDSDTRKVRLVSGESGNSSAAPAASPSSSRFPTPPSSTEQYTFPPSTHPALAIMYRHSCAIHMSVQSSKSKRRVLGKMKLLGVGVVRLNDVPDGEGSRRVAVWEGVKGEASDWDLDFDGAADTPLDEDSGELLNTSDLTDVDQSPRLNSHPNSLALARVKTSTSKRSSRSIASSSRSSSGQHRLIGYIDVSWVLAPGISAIHRKLAKHDLRFAKVFEAWESARDEHYIVHELGDEGNESDSENGEGENTGEHEFADLQDDIVEDMSPRKAHSHALHKRHKGLFQLKIARTGKFVKDKLSATMHNATNHGSSSVHEGYGRRRGADLEVEKEGLSKL; translated from the exons ATGTCCCAACCGCCACGCCTACCTCCTCGAAAACCATCACCACTCCCACAAGCCATTACTATAACCCCAGCGTCTGCACTGACCACACCGCCTCCCTTGCCTCCTCGACCGACAACAGCAGGTAGTGTCAGCCGGGAATCTCCGCCCCCACCTATACTCATAGGCGAATCTGTGGCAACAGCTTCAGAAGGTACTCCACAACTATTCGAAGAGGTTCCACGTGTTCAAGTGGCTATCACCCCCGCTAGCCCTGATGAAGAACCAAACGCTTCAAATGTTCTCGAGCAAGCGAGTCAAAGGTTGTCCAACGCGTCGAACGGAGATTTAACAGTCAATGGGGCTGGAAACCGTGATGCAGGGCCAAAAGCAGCTGCTGGCAATGATATCCTCAATAACGATCCCATCAACGAAGGGCAGGCTTCATCAACGAACGCTTCGTTATTCTCGCCTAACACAGGCATGCCGCCCGCAGCGGCTCCGTCAAGTCGAAACAGTTCACATATCCCTCTAGCACTGTCTTTATTAAAGAAAGCACTTTCCTCTGGCCTTAAAGATCTACCCGCAATGTCAGGTACCGAATGGGCCATTTTCACCACCATCTTGGTCCTTCTCGCGCACTGCGGATTACCCCTAACATGGCTTATGGTGGCAGCCTTTGGGGGCTATCGTTTACTATCCCAGCTGGATGGGTCCTTACCCCCTCCCACCCATGATGCGAGTATTCaggagcagaaggagaagattatGCAGACTGGAGATGGTGTGGAAGCTGTTAGCTGGGT AAACCATGCACTCTATGCTCTGTTCCCACTGATCTCGACGGACGTGTTGACTCCGTTTGTTGATCTGCTTGAAGATGCTCTCGTTGAGGAAGTACCGCCCATCGTT ACAAGTGTCCGCCTTACATCCCCTGCCCTAGGCTCTCAACCTCTTGTGCTCACCTCGCTCCGACCAATGTCGGACAAGGAATGGTTCGCCTCCCTGTCCTCATCTGTCACAAAATCAGACCAAAAAACAGGCGACAAAACCCACTCATCGTCCGCAGAAAAAGCCCCCGCATCCCCTGGTGCTGAACCCCTCAAGAGAGCACGACACAGCCGCCAAACTCCTTCTACCAGCTCATCCAACTTGATCAATAACGGTAAACCCCCTCCTACCCAATCAACTCCGGAATACTCTGGCAGTGATCCCCAGGTTCAGGACGAAGTCCAGAAGCGCCAGAAAAGGGATCGGCTCTTACACAAAATCACACATCGCACACCTAGCAATCTTTCCACCGATCATTCCAAAACCGGTCAAAGCCCAGAGACAAATACAACCCAACAACATCAACCCCAAACTCGATCGGGAGATTGTTTGGAGGATAAAGCGGATAAGTTTGATGGACCGAGGATACATGGAggatgggatgaagaaattgatgaagaggatccTGACTCGGGGCAGTATGTGAATTATCAAGTGGGATTTGAATATAAGAGAGGAGCGGAGGCTACgcgaaaaggaagagggctACATTGCCTT GCTTATATTGGGATCGGGGTAAAAGGTTTGGGCAAGGCAGAGATACCGGTCTACATTGATGTGCTCTACGTTAAGGGTGTGGTCAATTTGAGGTTGTTGTTATCCCCGACGCCACCATTCATCACAACAGGTACATTCACATTACCCAGTATGCCGGAATATGATATCTCTGCGAACcctttgaagaagggggcTTTTAACGCTATGGATCTGCCACTTATGAAACCTTACG TCAAAGCTTCTTTCAAATCCgtcctttcctctttcctaCACCCTCAATCATACACAATGGACATCGATCGTCTCCTGCTCGGTGCCGAGTCGTCGAATCGGACCGAACATATCGGTGTACTGCACATCATTTTCCACGGGGCTCGTGATTTGCCAAAGGCAGATACTGTGGGTAGCTGTGATCCCTATTTGGAGGTAGGGTTcgaaaaggccaagaagcCTGTGTTCAGTACACGGACGATTGGACGGTCGATGAATCCTgtttgggaagaggaatgtTTTA TTTGCACTTTGGCTGACGATGGGATGAATGAAGTTATGGTAGCGGCAGATGCGATTGAAGTCGGCGAAAGTTTCCGAATCTGTGCCAACGACTCTGACCGCTTCTCAGCTGACGACACTCTCGGCGTGGTCCTACTCGATCTCGCCGAGCTCATCGACTCTTGCCGTCAAGGCATGACGCACCGAGTCGACCATTTCGCCGCTGATCGAGCAGCCAAGAACACGTCAGGTACCTTGGAGTGGTCAGTAGAGTTTTGCCCTGTATGGCAAATGTCACCCGAAGAGACAAAGGAGCGTCTCGCCCAGATgcagagggagagggagaagt ATGAATGGGAGTCGGAGAGaatcaaaagaagaacagagGCAAAAGCGTGGTTAGGTGGGAAGAAAGACAGGGAGGTGTGGGAAGCAGAGGTGGGTGCTAGTGAGGAGAGGCTGAGTGGAATACTGCAGGTAA ATCTCGAAGTCGAATCCACCGCAGGTACATACGCAACCCAACCTCGCCGCCCTGCTGGCGGTCCTCCAGCACTCGGCCATGTCACAGACCGCAATCCTAACGAAAATAGTGATCCGCCATCAGCCTACTGTGAAGTGCATTTGAACGATAAGTTGGTATATAAGACAAGGACGAAAGAGGTCACACCGATGCCTTATTATAATGCAGTAAGTGAGAGGTTTGTGAGGGATTGGACAAAGGGCAAggttgtttttgttgtcAGGGATGCGAGGGATAGGGAACATG ATCCCATCCTTGGCCTAGTTGAAATTAACCTGTATGACATTTTGAAAAATACCTCCCAAATTACCCGTTGGTTCCCTCTCACCGCTGGCCTTGGCTGGGGTCGTATTCGTCTTTCGCTGCTTTGGAAATCCCTCGAGATGTATATTCCGCGAGGAATATCGGGGTATGAAGTGGGGACTGTACAGATCAAAAGTTTGGTTTTCACTCCCATGGACGACAGGCATGACGATTTACGGGTCGTCATAAGAACAGACAGCGATACACGCAAAGTCCGGCTTGTCAGCGGGGAAAGCGGAAATAGCAGCGCCGCCCCTGCTgcttcaccatcctcctctcgcTTTCCCactccaccttcttcaactgaACAATACACTTTCCCGCCTTCAACCCATCCTGCTTTGGCAATTATGTACCGTCATTCTTGCGCTATCCACATGTCTGTTCAATCCAGTAAATCGAAACGACGAGTACTCGGGAAGATGAAACTCTTGGGTGTAGGTGTGGTGAGGCTGAATGATGTGCCTGACGGTGAAGGTTCAAGACGTGTTGCTGTTTGGGAGGGAGTCAAAGGCGAGGCAAGTGATTGGGATTTGGACTTCGATGGAGCGGCGGATACACCTCTTGATGAAGATTCAGGGGAATTGTTGAACACGTCCGATTTGACTGATGTAGACCAGAGCCCGCGTCTCAACTCACATCCCAActcccttgcccttgctCGTGTAAAAACAAGTACGTCCAAGCGATCTTCCCGGTCTATCGCTTCGtcctctcgctcttcgtcAGGGCAACATCGTCTTATAGGATACATTGACGTCAGCTGGGTGCTCGCCCCTGGAATCAGCGCCATCCACCGAAAGCTTGCAAAGCACGATCTAAGATTCGCAAAGGTTTTTGAAGCGTGGGAATCGGCCCGTGATGAACATTATATCGTGCACGAATTGGGTGATGAGGGCAACGAGAGCGATAGTGAGAACGGAGAGGGCGAAAATACTGGGGAGCACGAGTTTGCAGATCTTCAGGATGATATCGTGGAAGATATGTCACCGAGAAAAGCACATTCACACGCCTTGCATAAACGA CACAAGGGCCTGTTTCAACTCAAAATTGCTCGTACAGGGAAATTCGTCAAAGATAAACTGAGCGCTACAATGCATAACGCTACGAACCACGGTAGTTCAAGTGTGCATGAGGGGTATGGGCGAAGGAGGGGCGCAGATCTTGAGGTGGAAAAAGAGGGCCTGTCGAAATTGTAA
- a CDS encoding hypothetical protein (HMMPfam hit to Fe_hyd_lg_C, Iron only hydrogenase large subunit, C-terminal domain, score: 39.3, E(): 1.3e-19), with protein MAFSGALTITDLDDFLTPSQACIIPVRNNKKPAEDEGPTEIHIDSNNNYYEVSTYPSVGHDDDIGNSKKALEKAEINLNDCLACSGCITSTESLLITMQSQNEILEFIKTNPTVVDPESPCHKPRLPILSISPQTLASLSAAYATASSRPPIPLLVLLRRIRAFLSQPEKGSWRVWDTTFARHMSLRESVVEFHERKDKKEKGKAAEMPMLASACPGWVCYAEKAQGDMLPLLSAARSSQGIIGALAKSWYGHKLQHKPDEIYHVTAMPCYDKKLEASRSDFYSSLYSTRDVDCVLTTGELDLLLQELGFDPHVPIANESTPSYSATEDSPFPELLTHEGSSSGSYLQTIIHDVQRSHPNPTRIITREIRGSTDNIEYLIQDTITGQVVFKGAKVYGFRNLQNLVRKVAKETGIGRSGRGAGAGKLSAAVAARRRKAKTAAPAATSATTSAEGTDVESIASLSLVSGEDKKLDFVEVMACPGGCVNGGGQMKPTVPTPSAPEAMEVDEEGYQRPLPDDGVAVAVNGGSNNVGTGTVAGMEEGMRWSTKEWVAKVEDIYWTGLPTPPASPPLTASNVNGFAPQVKTNGTTNGQVNNGVDRNLQSDQLAEEIIHEVCGDDASKRWDFMRTRFRKVESDVLSSGGVTHEAVKW; from the exons ATGGCTTTCTCAGGTGCTCTT ACTATCACCGACTTGGATGACTTTTTAACGCCATCTCAAGCATGTATCATTCCTGTTCGTAATAACAAGAAGCCagcggaggatgaaggtCCC ACCGAGATTCATATCGACTCCAACAACAATTACTACGAGGTATCCACATATCCATCGGTTGGTCACGACGATGACATTGGAAATTCCAAGAAGGCGCTCGAGAAGGCAGAAATTAATTTGAACGACTGTTTGGCTTGCAG CGGGTGTATCACCTCCACTGAATCGCTCTTGATCACTATGCAGTCTCAGAACGAGATCCTCGAGTTTATCAAAACAAACCCCACAGTGGTAGATCCTGAATCCCCctgccacaagccccgtTTACCTATCCTTTCCATATCGCCTCAGACCCTCGCTTCTTTATCGGCTGCTTATGCAACAGCATCCTCTCGACCTCCCATTCCTCTCTTGGTGCTTTTACGGCGTATCCGTGCATTCCTCTCCCAGCCGGAGAAGGGATCTTGGAGAGTATGGGACACCACTTTTGCCCGGCATATGAGCCTGAGAGAATCTGTGGTGGAGTTCCATGAGCgaaaggacaagaaggaaaagggtaAGGCTGCGGAGATGCCAATGTTGGCGAGTGCTTGTCCCGGATGGGTTTGTTACGCAGAGAAGGCACAGGGTGATATGTTGCCCTTGTTGAGCGCGGCAAGGAGTAGCCAAGGCATTATTGGAGCTTTAGCAAAGTCTTGGTATGGTCACAAATTGCAGCACAA ACCCGATGAGATTTATCATGTTACTGCTATGCCTTGTTATGACAAGAAGCTCGAAGCCTCACGATCCGACTTTTATTCTTCCCTCTATTCTACGCGCGACGTCGACTGCGTTCTCACCACTGGCGAACTtgaccttctccttcaagaACTTGGATTCGACCCCCACGTTCCCATCGCCAACGAGTCTACCCCGTCTTACTCGGCTACTGAAGACTCGCCATTCCCTGAACTCCTAACTCACGAAGGTTCAAGCTCCGGCTCCTATCTCCAGACCATCATTCACGATGTTCAACGCTCTCATCCCAATCCTACTCGAATCATTACTCGTGAAATCCGAGGTTCAACAGACAATATTGAATACCTTATTCAGGATACTATCACTGGCCAAGTCGTTTTCAAGGGTGCCAAGGTTTATGGATTCCGTAATCTTCAAAACCTGGTCCGAAAAGTGGCAAAGGAGACGGGTATCGGTCGTTCCGGTCGAGGTGCAGGTGCCGGTAAGTTAAGTGCTGCCGTCGCAGCCCGTCGGCGAAAAGCCAAGACGGcagcaccagcagcaaCTTCTGCTACAACTTCTGCCGAAGGGACAGATGTAGAGAGCATTGCATCTCTCAGTCTAGTTAGCGGAGAGGATAAGAAGCTCGATTTCGTAGAGGTTATGGCTTGTCCTGGAGGATGCGTGAACGGAGGTGGTCAGATGAAGCCAACTGTGCCTACACCCTCGGCTCCGGAAGCGATGGAAgtagatgaagaagggtacCAGCGACCTCTTCCTGACGATGGTGTAGCCGTCGCTGTCAACGGGGGAAGTAATAATGTAGGTACTGGGACGGTTGCagggatggaggaagggatgcGGTGGTCAACGAAAGAATGGGTTGCCAAGGTAGAAGATATCTATTGGACAGGTCTACCTACCCCTCCGGCGTCACCCCCACTTACTGCTTCAAACGTCAATGGCTTTGCGCCTCAAGTCAAGACAAATGGCACAACCAATGGCCAAGTCAATAACGGCGTAGATCGTAATCTTCAATCTGACCAGCTTGCCGAGGAAATCATCCATGAAGTCTGTGGGGACGATGCGTCTAAGCGATGGGATTTTATGAGGACGAGGTTTAGAAAGGTGGAGAGCGATGTTTTGTCATCAGGAGGGGTTACCCACGAGGCGGTCAAATGGTAG
- a CDS encoding hypothetical protein (Match to ESTs gb|CF185940.1|CF185940, gb|CF185939.1|CF185939, gb|CF193071.1|CF193071; HMMPfam hit to Actin, Actin, score: 461.7, E(): 7.6e-136): MDPSLPLVVDNGTGFVKCGWAGSNFPDYVFPSIVGRPILRAEERLGTSQLKDIMIGDEAAENRSYLQVTHPMEHGVVKNWEDMRHLWDYTFNEKMHMDPRGKKILLTEPPMNPKANRQKMCEVMFEEYGFGGVYVAIQAVLTLYAQGLQTGVVVDSGDGVTHIVPVYDGFALPHLTRRLDVAGRDVTRYLIKLLLMRGYAFERTADFETVRGIKEALCFTSYDLEMDKKLAEETTVMVENYTLPDGRVIKVGSERYEAPECMFQPHLVDVEQPGVAELLFNTIQQAAVDTRTELYKHIVLSGGSSMYPGFPSRLEKEMKQLYLTRVLGNDTSRLKHFKIRIEDPPRRKHMVFLGGAVLADIMKDKDAFWVTKEEWEEQGIRALDKLGRGD; the protein is encoded by the exons ATGGACCCCTCACTCCCCCTTGTAGTTGATAACGGTACAGGT TTCGTCAAATGTGGCTGGGCCGGAAGTAACTTCCCCGATTATG TCTTCCCATCTATCGTTGGCCGCCCCATCCTTCGAGCCGAGGAGCGTCTCGGTACTTCTCAACTGAAAGATATCATGATTGGTGACGAGGCTGCAGAGAATCGGTCTTACCTCCAAGTCACTCACCCTATGGAGCACGGTGTCGTTAAGAACTGGGAAGACATGCGACATCTTTGGGATTACACGTTCAATGAGAAGATGCATATGGACCCTCGAGGCAAGAAGATCTTGTTGACGGAGCCTCCAATGAACCCCAAGGCGAACAGGCAAAAGATGTGTGAGGTAATGTTTGAGGAGTATGGGTTTGGAGGTGTTTACGTTGCCATCCAGGCCGTCTTGACTTTGTATGCTCAGG GTTTACAAACaggtgttgttgttgactcTGGTGACGGTGTGACCCATATTGTGCCCGTGTACGACGGTTTCGCCCTACCACATTTGACGCGCCGTCTCGACGTGGCAGGTCGGGATGTGACTCGATATCTGATCAAGCTTTTGCTTATGCGAGGATACGCATTTGAGCGCACAGCAGACTTTGAGACTGTTAGAGGTATCAAGGAGGCTTTATGCTTTACGAGTTATGATCTGGAAATGGACAAGAAGTTGGCCGAGGAAACGACTGTCATGGTAGAGAACTATACC CTCCCTGATGGAAGAGTAATCAAAGTTGGTTCAGAGAGGTATGAAGCTCCGGAATGTATGTTCCAGCCTCATCTTGTGGATGTCGAGCAACCTGGCGTGGCTG AGCTCCTCTTTAACACCATCCAACAAGCGGCTGTCGACACACGTACAGAACTTTACAAGCACATTGTACTTTCTGGTGGCTCATCCATGTACCCGGGTTTCCCCTCGCGTCTCgaaaaagagatgaagCAATTGTACTTGACACGGGTGTTGGGTAATGACACTTCTCGTCTAAAG CACTTTAAGATCCGAATTGAAGATCCTCCTCGACGAAAACACATGGTGTTCCTGGGTGGTGCAGTGCTTGCCGATATTatgaaggacaaggacgCGTTCTGGGTAACCAAAgaggagtgggaagagcaaggaatCCGGGCATTGGACAAGCTCGGCCGTGGGGATTGA